Proteins co-encoded in one Lasioglossum baleicum chromosome 3, iyLasBale1, whole genome shotgun sequence genomic window:
- the Creld gene encoding cysteine rich with EGF like domains, with product MRKTIDVVSLHLLSLFIIFYITVPVECDKKPLSDELKAQQFPPCAACKVLINSFKKGIERTKREKFDGGDSAWEEDKLGSYSKSETRLIEIQEHLCKEVERGETQCHSLAEELESKIEDWWFNHQNKHPDIFDYICIQETERCCPQDHFGPQCTPCPGFPDKICNNNGKCKGAGTRKGNGGCFCDKGYQGDSCSECTSGFYESYKDENKLLCSECHDACDGSCKGAGPNNCEECIEGWQMMDEQGCVDIDECIHSDEYCPGNQFCINKDGGYTCLSCDKACNGCTGDGPDMCIKCAEEYHKKDNLCINSDILGRRKQENIARYATYFGLCVATCIIFQRNIYIASVIGLLVGLYISVSEYMIANSNVQDTTANLDILGPA from the exons ATGCGAAAAACTATCGATGTTGTTTCCCTTCATTTGTTGagtttgtttattatattttacattactgTCCCTGTGGAGTGTGACAAAAAACCATTAAGCGACGAACTCAAAGCGCAACAATTTCCTCCTTGTGCAGCTTGTAAGGTCTTaataaatagttttaaaaag ggcATAGAAAGAACTAAACGTGAAAAATTTGATGGAGGTGACAGTGCATGGGAAGAGGACAAATTAGGTTCATATTCGAAAAGTGAGACCAGATTAATAGAGATACAAGAACACTTGTGTAAAGAAGTAGAACGGGGCGAAACCCAATGCCACTCTTTAGCAGAAGAATTAGAAAGCAAGATAGAAGATTGGTGGTTTAATCATCAAAACAAACATCCAGATATATTTGATTATATATGCATTCAAGAAACAGAGCGCTGCTGTCCGCAAGATCATTTTGGACCTCAATGTACACCGTGTCCAGGTTTTccagataaaatttgtaataataatgGTAAATGTAAAGGAGCAGGCACTAGAAAAGGAAACGGTGGATGCTTCTGCGATAAAGGCTATCAAGGAGACAGTTGTTCTGAATGTACTTCTGGATTTTATGAATCTTATAAAGATGAGAACAAATTATTGTGCTCTGAATGTCATGATGCCTGCGATGGTTCTTGTAAAGGAGCAGGACCAAACAACTGTGAGGAATGTATAGAAGGATGGCAGATGATGGATGAGCAAGGATGTGTTGATATTGATGAATGCATACatagtgatgaatattgtcctgGTAATCAATTTTGTATCAATAAGGATGGAGGTTACACATGCTTAA GTTGCGACAAAGCTTGCAATGGTTGCACAGGTGATGGTCCAGATATGTGTATAAAATGTGCTGAAGAATATCATAAGAAAGATAATTTATGTATAA attcTGATATTTTGGGTCGCAgaaaacaagaaaatattgCCAGATATGCTACATATTTTGGACTTTGTGTAGcaacatgtattattttccaaagaaacatttatATAGCAAGTGTAATTGGATTATTAGTTGGACTCTACATATCAGTCTCTGAATACATGATAGCTAATAGTAATGTTCAAGATACTACAGCAAATTTGGATATTCTAGGTCCAGCCTAA
- the Alphacop gene encoding coatomer subunit alpha, translating to MLTKFETKSARVKGLSFHPKRPWVLASLHNGVIQLWDYRMCTLLDKFDEHDGPVRGICFHNQQPLFVSGGDDYKIKVWNYKQRRCIFTLLGHLDYIRTILFHQEYPWILSASDDQTIRIWNWQSRTCICVLTGHNHYVMCAQFHPTEDIIVSASLDQTVRVWDISGLRKKNVAPGPGGLEDHLKNPGATDLFGQADAVVKHVLEGHDRGVNWAAFHPTLPLIVSGADDRQIKMWRMNDAKAWEVDTCRGHYNNVSCVLFHPRQDLILSNAEDKSIRVWDMTKRSCLHTFRREHERFWVLAAHPTLNLFAAGHDSGMIIFKLERERPAYAVHGNVLYYVKERFLRKLDFTTSKDTSVMQLRGGGKTRPYSMSYNQAENAVLICTRSANNIENSTYDLCMIPREGDSMTEADTKRDSGVTAIWVARNRFAVLDRGYSLIIKNLKNEFTKKVQIQNCDEIFYAGTGMLLLRDADQVTLFDVQQKRTLAEVKISKCRYVVWSSDMSHVALLAKHTVNICNRRLESLCSVHENTRVKSGAWDDSGVFIYTTSNHIKYAINNGDHGIIRTLDLPIYVTRVKGNQVYCLDRESRTRILRIDPTEYKFKLALINRKYEEVLHMVRNANLVGQSIIAYLQQKGYPEVALHFVKDEKTRFGLALECGNIEVALEAAKSLDQKTCWESLAQAALLQGNHQVVEMCYQRTKNFEKLSFLYLITGNLEKLRKMIKIAEIRKDVSGQYQGSLLLGDIYERAKILRNSGQASLAYVTEKVHGISSSEDDAQYSSMSEELSALEKGAVYLRPPVPIQQAENNWPLLTVSKGFFEGAMLSRGKSQVAAALAPEDDSTVPVEGWGNDEELGIDDEEGGETEQPPEGEESAGWDVEEVDLPPELEVATTSAQGGYYTPPAKGVAPTQHWVNNSQLVVDHILAGSFESAFRLLNDQVGVVEFSPYENLFMSTFARARAAFDTLPSTPSLYTYPQRNWKDANLKSGLPAVGLHLTDLVQRLQVCYHLTTGGKFREAIDKFQAILLSVPLLVVDTRQDIAEAQQLIQICREYILGLKMETERKNLPKATLAEQKRICEMAAYFTHCSLQPVHQILTLRIAVNMFFKLKNYKTAASFGRRLLELGPKPDLAQQVRKLLQACDKSPMDEHQLAYDEHNPFSLCASTFVPIYKGKPELKCPLCGASYLPQFNDTVCKVCDVALIGKECIGLRISPVQFR from the exons ATGTTGACGAAATTTGAAACAAAGTCTGCACGTGTAAAAGGACTTTCTTTTCATCCGAAACGTCCCTGGGTTCTCGCAAG tttACACAATGGAGTTATACAGTTATGGGACTATCGTATGTGTACCCTATTAGACAAATTTGATGAACACGACGGACCTGTTCGTGGAATCTGTTTCCACAATCAACAACCGCTGTTCGTATCCGGTGGAGATgattacaaaattaaagtttggAATTACAAACAACGCAGATGCATCTTTACGTTGTTAGGACATTTAGACTATATCAGAACAATTCTATTTCATCAAGAATATCCATGGATTCTAAGTGCATCGGACGACCAAACAATCCGTATTTGGAACTGGCAAAGTCGCACTTGCATTTGCGTCTTAACTGGGCATAACCACTATGTCATGTGTGCGCAGTTCCATCCTACGGAAGACATAATAGTTTCAGCTTCTTTGGATCAAACGGTTAGAGTATGGGACATTTCTGGCTTAAGAAAAAAGAACGTAGCTCCTGGTCCTGGAGGCCTGGAAGATCATCTAAAAAATCCTGGTGCAACGGATTTGTTTGGTCAAGCCGATGCTGTGGTAAAACATGTCCTAGAAGGGCACGACCGTGGTGTCAATTGGGCAGCCTTTCACCCTACATTACCTTTGATTGTCTCTGGAGCTGATGATAGACAAATTAAAATGTGGAGAATGAACGATGCTAAAGCATGGGAAGTAGATACGTGTCGTGGTCATTACAACAATGTTTCTTGTGTCTTATTCCATCCTAGACAAGACTTAATTCTTTCAAATGCAGAGGATAAAAGTATTCGTGTATGGGACATGACAAAACGTAGTTGTTTACACACATTCAGAAGAGAACATGAAAGATTCTGGGTACTTGCTGCTCACCCTACATTAAATCTCTTTGCTGCTGGTCATGACTCTGGAATgatcattttcaaactcgagAGAGAACGTCCAGCATATGCTGTACATGGGAATGTTCTCTATTATGTGAAAGAACGTTTTCTCAGAAAATTGGACTTCACTACCTCGAAAGATACCTCTGTTATGCAACTTCGTGGAGGTGGAAAGACTCGTCCTTACAGTATGTCTTACAATCAAGCTGAAAATGCTGTTTTAATTTGCACAAGATCAGCCAACAATATCGAAAATAGTACTTATGATTTGTGCATGATACCTCGTGAGGGTGATTCTATGACCGAGGCAGACACAAAACGAGATTCTGGTGTCACTGCTATTTGGGTAGCAAGAAATCGTTTTGCTGTGTTGGACAGGGGTTATTCG TTGATCatcaaaaatttgaaaaatgagtTTACCAAGAAGGTGCAGATTCAGAATTGCGATGAAATATTCTATGCTGGCACAGGAATGCTTCTTTTACGTGATGCTGACCAAGTAACGCTCTTTGACGTTCAGCAGAAGAGAACATTAGCTGAAGTGAAGATCTCTAAATGCAGATACGTTGTTTGGTCCAGCGACATGTCTCACGTCGCTCTACTTGCAAAACATACCGTGAATATCTGCAACAGACGATTAGAATCCCTATGCTCTGTTCATGAAAATACCAGAGTTAAATCTGGAGCGTGGGATGACTCCGGAGTATTTATTTATACCACTAGCAATCACATTAAATATGCAATTAACAATGGTGATCACGGCATCATCCGCACATTAGATTTACCAATATATGTGACCAGAGTCAAAGGCAATCAAGTTTATTGTCTAGATAGAGAGTCTCGAACACGAATCCTTAGAATAGATCCAACCGAATATAAATTCAAACTTGCTTTAATCAATAGAAAGTACGAAGAAGTGTTGCATATGGTTCGAAATGCAAATCTTGTTGGTCAGTCTATAATCGCGTACCTGCAACAAAAAGGATACCCTGAAGTTGCATTGCACTTTGTTAAAGATGAGAAAACTAGATTCGGTCTTGCTCTGGAATGCGGAAATATCGAGGTCGCTTTAGAGGCAGCAAAATCCCTCGACCAGAAAACCTGTTGGGAAAGTTTGGCTCAAGCAGCCTTGCTGCAGGGTAATCATCAAGTTGTGGAGATGTGTTACCAAAGAACaaagaatttcgaaaaattgtcaTTCCTTTACCTCATCACTGGCAACTTGGAAAAACTAcgtaaaatgataaaaatcgcAGAAATTAGAAAGGATGTCTCTGGTCAGTATCAAGGTAGCCTGCTACTTGGAGACATATACGAACGTGCAAAGATTTTAAGA AATTCCGGGCAAGCATCTTTAGCTTATGTAACAGAGAAGGTTCACGGCATTTCATCTTCAGAAGATGATGCTCAATACAGCTCCATGAGCGAAGAACTTTCTGCGTTAGAAAAAGGAGCAGTGTATCTCCGACCACCGGTACCTATTCAACAAGCTGAAAATAACTGGCCGTTATTAACAGTTTCTAAAGGTTTCTTCGAGGGTGCAATGTTGTCACGAGGAAAGAGTCAAGTGGCTGCTGCTTTAGCTCCAGAAGATGATAGTACTGTGCCTGTTGAAGGATGGGGCAATGATGAGGAATTAGGAATAGATGATGAGGAAGGTGGGGAAACGGAACAACCACCCGAAGGAGAAGAAAGTGCTGGATGGGATGTTGAAGAAGTGGATCTACCTCCAGAACTTGAAGTAGCAACCACTTCGGCACAAGGTGGTTACTACACACCACCTGCAAAAGGGGTAGCACCAACGCAACATTGGGTGAACAATTCCCAATTAGTTGTAGACCATATACTGGCTGGATCATTTGAATCGGCGTTTAGATTACTAAATGATCAAGTTGGCGTTGTTGAATTTTCCCCTTACGAGAATCTCTTTATGAGTACTTTTGCACGTGCTAGAGCAGCTTTTGATACATTACCCAGTACACCTTCACTATATACCTATCCCCAAAGAAATTGGAAAGATGCGAATCTTAAAAGCGGTCTGCCCGCAGTGGGATTACATCTTACAGATTTAGTCCAGAGACTGCAAGTTTGTTATCACTTGACTACCGGTGGAAAATTCCGGGAAGCAATAGATAAATTCCAAGCAATACTGCTTAGTGTACCGCTGTTGGTTGTGGACACGAGACAAGACATTGCAGAAGCACAGCAGTTGATTCAGATTTGCAGAGAATACATTTTAGGTCTGAAGATGGaaactgaaaggaagaatctgCCTAAAGCCACTCTAGCCGAACAAAAACGCATTTGTGAAATGGCAGCTTACTTTACTCATTGCAGTTTACAACCCGTACATCAGATTCTCACTTTACGGATAGCTGTAAATATGTTCTTCAAATTAAAGAACTACAAAACTGCTGCGTCATTCGGCAGGCGATTGCTTGAACTAGGACCTAAACCAGATTTAGCACAACAAGTTAGGAAACTTTTACAA GCATGTGACAAGAGCCCAATGGATGAACACCAATTAGCGTATGATGAACATAATCCATTTTCATTGTGTGCTAGTACATTCGTTCCAATCTATAAAGGAAAACCAGAACTCAAGTGCCCACTGTGTGGAGCAAGTTATTTGCCACAATTTAACGACACAGTATGTAAAGTCTGCGACGTTGCATTAATCGGTAAAGAATGCATTGGTTTAAGGATAAGTCCTGTACAATTCCGATAA